From the Oncorhynchus nerka isolate Pitt River linkage group LG28, Oner_Uvic_2.0, whole genome shotgun sequence genome, one window contains:
- the LOC115113467 gene encoding transmembrane protein 138-like has protein sequence MCATLDPARSHTQPGRPAFGPEMLQTNNYSLVLLIQLSLLTFDLFVNSFSELLRAAPVVQLVLFIIQDIAILFNLIIILLMLFNTYVFQVGLVSLLLERFRALLLLSTLYLTLSISLHSWIMNLRWLKSNRYVWTDGLQVLFVFQRIASVLYYYFYKRTTEYLGDPRLYEDSPWLRDAFANARARQ, from the exons atgtgcgcCACCTTGGATCCTGCTCGGAGCCACACACAGCCCGGGCGCCCAGCCTTCGGCCCGGAGATGCTACAGACCAACAACTACTCCCtggtgctgctgatccagttgaGCTTGTTGACCTTTGACCTGTTTGTCAACTCCTTCAGCGAGCTGCTGAGGGCCGCGCCCGTCGTCCAGCTGGTGCTCTTCAT tatCCAGGACATAGCCATCCTGTTTAACCTGATCATCATTCTGCTGATGTTGTTCAACACCTACGTGTTCCAGGTGGGCCTGGTGTCCTTGCTGCTGGAGCGTTTCAGGGCCCTGCTGCTGCTCTCCACCCTCTACCTGACCCTCAGCATCTCCCTACACTCCTGGATCATG AATCTACGCTGGCTAAAATCAAACCGCTATGTGTGGACTGATGGTCTCCAAGTGCTTTTTGTCTTCCAAAGAATAG cGTCCGTGTTGTACTACTACTTCTACAAGCGCACCACAGAGTACCTGGGTGACCCTCGGCTCTATGAAGACTCGCCTTGGCTCAGAGACGCCTTTGCCAATGCCAGGGCCCGCCAGTGA